A section of the Ciona intestinalis chromosome 4, KH, whole genome shotgun sequence genome encodes:
- the LOC100178047 gene encoding solute carrier organic anion transporter family member 2B1-like: protein MEKCEDSGTGTLLENELIETKNHDGSKSIFTRVRTFVAFLSLLQLVQVMGSGYNKSALTSIERRYQLTTFTVGILQSCFHIGNLSVILFVSYFGSKWHRPRVIAFGSLIMASSCVMSALPQFAGGRYGSRYLKCEDSAMFIDQTTGTGEPYLNLPAPLNETKYQSRYDSLNLPDVKMAAGDEAKIKTRFHASSKMINEPSTLRSESFDEPVTLCTSGPPVLPSTTENKARRESDMHNSSLYIFIAVGNVLKGIGHAPLHPLGISFIDDYATPANSAVYIGVISALSLLGPAFGFMLGSLTTSVWVDIGWVNVTTVSITPHHPSWVGAWWVGYLVIAFMMVLVTIPLCMFNRVIRKENAEEETHGCICSSSSCFPGTSMSDKTNEVDLLNHNEIKEEDISKRCQPSRRFTMEVLNSIHEDEFFGEYKPKSNQDRPPRVVSLIAYLDEVKSVKSSVESLHACDVSCRRSTSAPVIRSKGDHVTTGDVRHENTKSVDVTSNKLSLADFGLTLKGLLRDPVFMSITTGFVSLTSFLAASITFIAKYMETQFELTASLANLLHGCVNLPMAVIGNILGGWIIRRKNLDVQKTLSVIIIGLIVTIVSVGLLFMFGCDENDILGLAEPQRSDCVNDCDCGDVFDPVCDVTSNVTYNSPCHAGCKRTEYINGVQVFFDCSCIAAENRNASIQLTKGSCKRSPCWNELIIFLILMAAASMFAGVSATPSTLTILRVVDPSEKGFAIGIVFVFTRFLAWIPSPVYVGSALDSACLIWSSSSVDGNSNEDHQRCRVYNNNILRRNFFGLVGLQLLFAVVFYLIALYLVTKSLRNRDVEICKDEMPESV from the exons ATGGAGAAGTGTGAGGATTCAGGAACAGGCACTTTACTTGAAAATGAGTTAATTGAGACAAAGAATCATGATGGCAGTAAATCTATCTTCACCCGTGTTAGAACCTTCGTTGCTTTTTTATCGCTGCTTCAACTTGTACAAGTTATGGGTAGCGG GTACAATAAAAGTGCTCTTACATCAATTGAACGTCGATACCAACTAACTACCTTCACTGTTGGAATATTACAAAGTTGTTTTCATATTGGGAACCTCAGTGTTATTCTCTTCGTTAGTTATTTCGGATCAAAATGGCACAG GCCAAGGGTTATTGCATTTGGGTCTTTGATCATGGCAAGCTCCTGCGTTATGTCTGCTCTGCCGCAGTTCGCTGGCGGTAGATACGGATCGAGGTATCTCAAGTGCGAGGATTCTGCTATGTTTATCGATCAAACAACAGGCACGGGCGAGCCATACTTGAATTTGCCAGCGCCGTTGAATGAGACAAAATATCAATCAAGATACGATAGTTTGAACTTGCCCGATGTCAAAATGGCAGCGGGGGATGAagctaaaattaaaactagatTTCACGCATCGAGTAAAATGATAAACGAACCATCAACGCTACGAAGTGAAAGTTTTGATGAACCGGTTACTCTTTGTACGTCTGGCCCCCCCGTGCTCCCAAGCACAACAGAGAACAAAGCACGCCGTGAAAGTGACATGCACAATTCATCTCTCTACATATTTATCGCAGTTGGAAATGTCCTGAAGGGAATCGGACATGCCCCGCTCCACCCATTAGGAATCTCCTTTATCGACGACTACGCTACACCAGCCAATTCAGCTGTTTATATCG GTGTAATATCAGCTCTTTCTTTACTCGGGCCTGCATTTGGTTTCATGCTTGGCTCACTTACTACTAGCGTGTGGGTGGACATTGGTTGGGTGAATGTCACCACTGTGTCTATTACCCCACACCACCCCTCATGGGTCGGGGCCTGGTGGGTGGGGTATCTTGTTATCGCCTTCATGATGGTGTTAGTCACAATACCACTGTGTATGTTTAACCG TGTTATACGCAAAGAGAACGCCGAGGAAGAAACACACGGTTGCATTTGTTCAAGCAGTAGTTGTTTCCCTGGAACCAGCATGTCagataaaacaaatgaagTTGACTTACTGAATCATAACGAAATCAAAGAGGAAGATATATCAAAAAGATGTCAACCTTCTCGAAGGTTTACTATGGAGGTTCTTAATTCAATTCACGAGGACGAGTTTTTCGGCGAGTATAAGCCGAAGAGCAACCAAGATAGACCACCAAGAGTGGTTTCTCTCATCGCTTATTTAGATGAAGTCAAAAGTGTGAAAAGTTCTGTTGAGTCCCTTCATGCATGTGACGTGTCGTGTCGTCGTTCGACGTCGGCTCCTGTCATCCGCTCTAAGGGGGACCACGTGACAACTGGGGACGTGCGTCACGAAAATACGAAGTCAGTAGACGTGACAAGCAACAAGCTGTCATTAGCCG ATTTCGGCTTGACGTTGAAAGGACTGTTAAGAGATCCTGTGTTTATGAGTATCACAACTGGTTTTGTGAGTCTAACAAGCTTTCTCGCTGCTTCTATAACCTTTATTGCAAAATACATGGAAACCCAATTCGAACTCACAGCTTCGTTGGCCAATCTTTTACACG GATGCGTGAATCTTCCTATGGCTGTAATTGGAAACATTCTTGGTGGTTGGATAATTAGAAGAAAGAACCTTGATGTACAGAAGACACTCTCTGTCATTATAATCGGCCTTATTGTGACAATTGTTTCAGTTGGGCTGTTGTTTATGTTCGGTTGCGACGAAAACGACATTTTAGGCTTAGCGGAGCCACAAAG ATCTGACTGTGTTAATGACTGTGATTGCGGTGACGTATTCGATCcggtgtgtgacgtcacttcaAATGTGACGTATAATTCTCCTTGTCATGCCGGATGCAAGAGAACAGAATACATTAATGGAGTTCAG GTTTTCTTTGACTGCTCCTGTATAGCCGCAGAAAACAGGAACGCTTCAATTCAACTCACAAAGGGCTCATGTAAACGAAGTCCATGTTGGAACGAACTCATAATCTTCCTTATATTAATGGCTGCAGCGAGTATGTTTGCCGGAGTGTCCGCCACACCGTCCACGCTTACTATTCTACGCGTTGTTGACCCCTCGGAAAAG GGTTTTGCAATCGGTATTGTCTTCGTCTTCACTCGATTTCTTGCATGGATACCTTCACCTGTTTACGTGGGGTCTGCGTTGGACTCGGCATGTTTAATTTGGTCGTCTTCCTCGGTGGATGGGAATTCAAATGAAGATCATCAACGTTGCCGG gtgtacaacaacaatattCTCAGGCGGAATTTCTTTGGACTAGTTGGTCTTCAATTATtatttgctgttgttttttatttaatcgcACTTTACCTTGTCACCAAGAGCCTGCGGAACAGAGACGTTGAAATTTGCAAAGACGAAATGCCAGAATCTGTCTAG